One segment of Amycolatopsis alba DSM 44262 DNA contains the following:
- a CDS encoding amino acid adenylation domain-containing protein, with protein sequence MKRLVPSAEARSVHALANVDTEQPYPEELGAKDLFEQRAEAAPDAVALVYRDRKMTYRELNAHANRLAAHLLAQGLRAGEVVGVSVARSPGLIATLLAVLKCGAVYLPFDDSWPDDRLQVMFGIAECEWLVTDRPERCAGRFPLHHVVPAPAMTESSTVDDQTTNPATRTGADDLAYINFTSGSTGLPKGVPIRHRGITRLVSGAHYTRLDEHAVTLQLAPVSFDAATFEIWGALLNGGTCVLYPSSFVRLSELRHVVQDNGVTTVFLTTALFNTLVDNDLDALGSVETILTGGEAHSLHHIGRALAHYGPEKLVSVYGPTECTTFATYYPVTELRHDELALPIGKPIQNTRAYLVRDGRLCAAGEIGEVCLAGPGLSPGYLGMPDATGERFVDYEIDGVPERLYHTGDLAYFRADGMLVFQGRDDDQVKINGHRIELGEVRHVLGTHPGVRQVFVTVDRPEIGEAAMLAFVVTDAPGCTPHALRTYLRQRLPSYLIPSVIEIRESLPLSLHGKVDRQVLLSSLLPSGGSSS encoded by the coding sequence ATGAAGCGTCTCGTGCCCAGTGCCGAAGCACGATCTGTCCACGCACTGGCCAATGTGGACACCGAGCAGCCCTATCCCGAAGAACTCGGCGCGAAGGACCTGTTCGAACAGCGCGCCGAGGCCGCTCCCGACGCGGTCGCGCTCGTGTATCGCGACCGCAAGATGACCTACCGTGAGCTGAACGCGCACGCCAATCGGCTGGCGGCTCACCTTCTCGCACAAGGACTTCGAGCGGGCGAAGTCGTCGGAGTCTCCGTCGCCCGCTCACCGGGGCTGATCGCGACGCTGCTCGCGGTGCTCAAATGCGGCGCGGTGTACCTGCCGTTCGACGACTCCTGGCCCGACGATCGGCTGCAGGTCATGTTCGGCATCGCCGAATGCGAATGGCTGGTGACCGACCGGCCCGAACGGTGTGCCGGACGCTTCCCGCTGCACCACGTCGTACCGGCGCCCGCGATGACCGAGTCGTCCACAGTGGACGATCAAACGACGAATCCCGCCACCCGTACGGGCGCGGACGATCTGGCCTACATCAACTTCACCTCCGGCTCGACCGGACTGCCCAAGGGTGTCCCGATCCGCCACCGCGGCATCACCCGGCTGGTCAGCGGCGCGCACTACACCCGGCTCGACGAGCACGCCGTCACGCTGCAACTGGCACCGGTCAGCTTCGACGCGGCCACCTTCGAGATCTGGGGCGCGCTGCTCAACGGCGGCACCTGCGTGCTGTATCCGAGCAGCTTCGTCCGGCTGTCGGAACTGCGGCATGTGGTGCAGGACAACGGGGTGACCACCGTCTTCCTGACCACGGCCCTGTTCAACACCCTGGTCGACAACGACCTCGACGCGCTCGGCAGCGTGGAGACGATCCTCACCGGCGGCGAGGCGCACTCCCTGCACCATATCGGCCGGGCGCTGGCGCACTACGGCCCGGAAAAGCTCGTCAGCGTCTATGGCCCGACCGAGTGCACCACCTTCGCCACCTACTACCCCGTCACCGAACTGCGGCACGACGAGCTGGCGTTGCCGATCGGCAAGCCGATCCAGAACACCCGCGCGTACCTCGTACGTGACGGCAGGCTTTGCGCCGCCGGGGAGATCGGCGAGGTGTGCCTGGCTGGTCCCGGCCTGTCGCCCGGCTATCTCGGCATGCCGGACGCGACCGGCGAACGTTTCGTCGACTACGAGATCGACGGTGTCCCGGAACGGCTGTACCACACCGGGGACCTCGCCTACTTCCGCGCGGACGGCATGCTGGTGTTCCAAGGCCGCGACGACGACCAGGTGAAGATCAACGGGCACCGCATCGAACTGGGAGAAGTCCGGCACGTGCTCGGCACCCACCCAGGGGTCAGGCAGGTGTTCGTCACGGTGGACCGGCCGGAGATCGGCGAGGCGGCCATGCTGGCTTTCGTGGTCACCGACGCGCCCGGCTGCACCCCGCACGCCCTGCGCACCTATCTGCGGCAGCGGCTGCCGTCGTACCTGATCCCCTCGGTCATCGAGATCCGCGAGTCGCTTCCGTTGTCCCTGCACGGAAAGGTCGACCGCCAGGTCCTGCTGTCCTCGCTGCTGCCGTCCGGAGGCTCCTCCTCGTGA
- the xylA gene encoding xylose isomerase — MVQAPTRADKFSFGLWTVGWQANDMFGPASRGPLDPVEAVHRLSDLGAWGITFHDDDLVPFGSDDAERARQLKRFQGALAETGLVVPMVTTNLFSHPVFKDGGLTSNDRDVRRYALRKVLRNLDLAAELGASTFVLWGGREGSETDAAKDVRAAMDRYREGIDFLAQYVIDQGYGLRLALEPKPNEPRGDILLPTVGHALAFISTLDNHEIVGVNPEVGHEQMAGLNIVHGIGQALWQGKLFHVDLNGQRGPRFDQDLVFGHGDVLSSFFLVDLLEHGGYDGPRHFDYKPLRTENMDGVWASAEANMASYLLFAERSRAFRADPEVRAALDAALVPELATPTLNEGETAADLLADRATFEDFDPDKAAERGYGFIRLSQLALEHLTGAR, encoded by the coding sequence ATGGTTCAGGCACCGACGCGTGCGGACAAGTTCAGCTTCGGGCTCTGGACCGTGGGCTGGCAGGCGAACGACATGTTCGGCCCGGCGAGCCGGGGACCGCTCGATCCGGTCGAGGCCGTGCACCGCCTCTCGGACCTCGGCGCCTGGGGCATCACCTTCCACGACGACGACCTCGTACCCTTCGGCTCGGACGACGCCGAGCGGGCACGGCAGCTGAAGCGCTTCCAGGGCGCGCTCGCCGAAACCGGTCTTGTCGTCCCGATGGTGACCACGAACCTGTTCAGCCACCCCGTCTTCAAGGACGGCGGCCTGACCAGCAACGACCGTGACGTCCGCCGCTACGCCCTGCGGAAGGTGCTGCGGAACCTCGATCTCGCCGCCGAGCTCGGCGCCTCGACGTTCGTGCTCTGGGGTGGTCGCGAAGGCAGCGAGACCGACGCCGCGAAGGACGTCCGCGCGGCGATGGACCGCTATCGCGAGGGCATCGACTTCCTCGCCCAGTACGTCATCGACCAGGGCTACGGGCTGCGCCTCGCGCTCGAGCCGAAGCCGAACGAACCGCGCGGCGACATCCTGCTGCCGACCGTCGGGCACGCGCTCGCGTTCATCTCCACGCTGGACAACCACGAGATCGTCGGCGTGAACCCCGAGGTGGGGCATGAGCAGATGGCCGGGCTCAACATCGTCCACGGCATCGGACAGGCCCTGTGGCAGGGCAAGCTGTTCCACGTCGACCTCAACGGCCAGCGCGGTCCGCGGTTCGACCAGGACCTCGTGTTCGGCCACGGCGACGTGCTGTCCTCGTTCTTCCTGGTCGACCTGCTGGAGCACGGCGGCTACGACGGCCCCCGGCACTTCGACTACAAGCCGCTGCGCACGGAGAACATGGACGGCGTCTGGGCCAGCGCCGAGGCCAACATGGCCAGTTACCTGCTGTTCGCCGAACGCTCGCGGGCTTTCCGCGCCGATCCCGAGGTGCGGGCCGCCCTCGACGCCGCGCTCGTCCCGGAACTGGCGACACCGACGCTCAACGAGGGCGAGACGGCCGCGGACCTGCTGGCCGACCGCGCGACCTTCGAGGACTTCGATCCGGACAAGGCCGCGGAACGTGGTTACGGCTTCATCCGCCTGTCCCAGCTGGCGCTCGAACACCTCACCGGGGCGCGCTAG
- a CDS encoding acyl-CoA dehydrogenase family protein, which yields MTTNLGGHEDFRATVRSTLDKIVTPNASKWEAQGHISESGWRELGDAGLLALPHTGVDFLRSAVFLDELGNTGYAGIRASVGVHAYMASSYVRLFGNAEQKARLLPPGERGDKIAALAITEPEAGTDLRNLTTSADADGSGGYRLRGRKSFVANGSQAGYFIVLARTKATGTAGGMPGASLLIVDADADGITRRPQPMLGWRAADITEVQFDDVPVAAGQLIGKPERALLYLVRALDFERLVAGLLAVGGVRYCLRLLKEFARSHRVGDTPLGSYQAVRHRIADLDAQLELVHGYAYQAATRQSLGKLDTKSASVLKLTATELAVTAAQACVQYHGARGYLDDATAARLYRDAMAGTIAAGTNELLRDHIFESI from the coding sequence GTGACCACGAACCTCGGCGGCCACGAGGACTTCCGCGCCACCGTCCGGTCCACTTTGGACAAGATCGTGACGCCGAACGCGTCGAAGTGGGAGGCCCAAGGCCATATCTCCGAGTCGGGATGGCGAGAACTCGGTGACGCCGGCTTGCTCGCGTTACCGCACACCGGAGTGGATTTCCTGCGCAGCGCAGTGTTCCTCGACGAACTGGGCAACACCGGCTACGCGGGGATCCGGGCGTCGGTCGGGGTGCACGCGTACATGGCGAGCTCGTATGTGCGGTTGTTCGGCAACGCCGAGCAGAAGGCGCGCCTGCTGCCGCCGGGCGAGCGCGGGGACAAGATCGCGGCGCTGGCCATCACCGAGCCCGAAGCGGGCACCGATCTGCGGAACCTGACGACCAGCGCCGACGCCGACGGCTCGGGAGGATACCGGCTACGAGGGCGGAAGTCGTTCGTGGCCAACGGTTCCCAGGCCGGTTACTTCATCGTGCTTGCCAGGACCAAGGCCACCGGTACCGCCGGCGGGATGCCGGGGGCGAGTCTGCTGATCGTCGACGCCGACGCCGACGGGATAACGCGACGGCCGCAGCCGATGCTGGGCTGGCGTGCCGCGGACATCACCGAGGTCCAGTTCGACGACGTGCCGGTCGCGGCCGGGCAGCTGATCGGCAAGCCCGAGCGGGCGCTCCTGTACCTCGTGCGCGCGCTGGACTTCGAACGGCTCGTCGCCGGCCTGCTCGCGGTCGGCGGGGTCCGGTACTGCCTGCGGCTGCTGAAGGAGTTCGCGCGGTCGCACCGGGTCGGAGACACTCCGCTGGGGTCGTATCAGGCTGTCCGGCACCGGATCGCCGACCTGGACGCCCAGCTGGAACTGGTCCACGGCTACGCGTACCAGGCGGCCACCCGGCAGAGTCTCGGGAAGCTGGACACGAAGTCGGCGTCCGTGCTGAAGCTGACCGCCACCGAACTCGCCGTGACGGCCGCCCAGGCCTGCGTCCAGTACCACGGCGCCCGCGGCTATCTCGACGACGCGACCGCCGCGCGGCTGTACCGCGACGCGATGGCGGGCACGATCGCCGCCGGGACGAACGAGCTGCTGCGAGACCACATCTTCGAATCGATCTAG